In Trifolium pratense cultivar HEN17-A07 linkage group LG7, ARS_RC_1.1, whole genome shotgun sequence, a genomic segment contains:
- the LOC123895170 gene encoding thymidylate kinase isoform X1: MIHGSCITALKSFSRALVLQNPLEFQVKAFSKCSPRQIRMQANLSCSKDDNNKESRGALVVLEGLDRSGKSSQCSRLVSYLEGQGLSAELWRFPDRTTNVGQMISAYLSNASQLDDHTIHLLFSANRWEKRSLMETKLKSGITLIVDRYSYSGVAFSSAKGLDIEWCKAPEIGLLAPDLVAYLDISPDKAAERGGYGDERYEKLEFQKKVAEHYKVLHDASWKVVDACQTIEDVEKQLQEIVLSCVTECQKGKALSSLWST, from the exons ATGATCCATGGTTCTTGCATCACAGCTTTGAAGTCATT TTCCAGAGCACTAGTATTGCAGAATCCATTGGAATTTCAAGTGAAGGCATTCTCCAAGTGTTCTCCTAGGCAGATAAGAATGCAAGCTAATCTTAGTTGTAGCAAAGATGACAACAACAAGGAGTCTAGAGGTGCCTTGGTTGTCCTAGAAGGTTTGGACCGTTCTGGGAAATCTTCTCAGTGTAGCAGACTAGTATCCTACTTAGAGGGACAAGGGCTCTCTGCTGAACTATGGAGATTTCCTGATAGAACTACAAATGTTGGCCAAATGATATCTGCTTATCTCTCAAACGCATCTCAGTTGGATGATCATACTATTCATCTTCTCTTCAGTGCTAATCGTTGGGAAAAGAG GTCATTGAtggaaacaaaattgaaaagtgGAATAACCCTCATTGTTGACCGTTATTCTTATTCTGGAGTTGCTTTCTCATCTGCTAAGGGACTAGATATTGAATGGTGTAAG GCCCCGGAAATTGGATTGCTTGCTCCAGATCTTGTAGCATACCTTGACATCTCACCAGAT AAAGCTGCAGAAAGAGGAGGGTATGGTGATGAAAGATATGAAAAGCTCGAGTTTCAGAAGAAAGTTGCTGAACATTACAAAGTCCTTCATGATGCCTCCTGGAAG GTTGTAGATGCTTGCCAAACCATAGAAGATGTGGAGAAACAGTTGCAAGAGATTGTACTTTCTTGTGTCACAGAATGCCAAAAGGGGAAGGCCCTCTCATCCCTGTGGTCAACATAG
- the LOC123895170 gene encoding thymidylate kinase isoform X2, whose protein sequence is MIHGSCITALKSLALVLQNPLEFQVKAFSKCSPRQIRMQANLSCSKDDNNKESRGALVVLEGLDRSGKSSQCSRLVSYLEGQGLSAELWRFPDRTTNVGQMISAYLSNASQLDDHTIHLLFSANRWEKRSLMETKLKSGITLIVDRYSYSGVAFSSAKGLDIEWCKAPEIGLLAPDLVAYLDISPDKAAERGGYGDERYEKLEFQKKVAEHYKVLHDASWKVVDACQTIEDVEKQLQEIVLSCVTECQKGKALSSLWST, encoded by the exons ATGATCCATGGTTCTTGCATCACAGCTTTGAAGTCATT AGCACTAGTATTGCAGAATCCATTGGAATTTCAAGTGAAGGCATTCTCCAAGTGTTCTCCTAGGCAGATAAGAATGCAAGCTAATCTTAGTTGTAGCAAAGATGACAACAACAAGGAGTCTAGAGGTGCCTTGGTTGTCCTAGAAGGTTTGGACCGTTCTGGGAAATCTTCTCAGTGTAGCAGACTAGTATCCTACTTAGAGGGACAAGGGCTCTCTGCTGAACTATGGAGATTTCCTGATAGAACTACAAATGTTGGCCAAATGATATCTGCTTATCTCTCAAACGCATCTCAGTTGGATGATCATACTATTCATCTTCTCTTCAGTGCTAATCGTTGGGAAAAGAG GTCATTGAtggaaacaaaattgaaaagtgGAATAACCCTCATTGTTGACCGTTATTCTTATTCTGGAGTTGCTTTCTCATCTGCTAAGGGACTAGATATTGAATGGTGTAAG GCCCCGGAAATTGGATTGCTTGCTCCAGATCTTGTAGCATACCTTGACATCTCACCAGAT AAAGCTGCAGAAAGAGGAGGGTATGGTGATGAAAGATATGAAAAGCTCGAGTTTCAGAAGAAAGTTGCTGAACATTACAAAGTCCTTCATGATGCCTCCTGGAAG GTTGTAGATGCTTGCCAAACCATAGAAGATGTGGAGAAACAGTTGCAAGAGATTGTACTTTCTTGTGTCACAGAATGCCAAAAGGGGAAGGCCCTCTCATCCCTGTGGTCAACATAG
- the LOC123895178 gene encoding putative ubiquitin-conjugating enzyme E2 38 gives MDPDAVEIPPQKQTVFHDVIDLEGETSHKRTNKGKAVVPPGSTTITNETLKKLQSFKQFDIVVDTSDHHYVTNNSSTKQNPTSWAKRIQEEWKILAKHLPETIFVRVFESRMDLLRAVIVGAEGTPYHDGLFFFDVQFPSGYPNVPPLVYYHSRGVRLNPNLYECGKVCLSLLNTWDGETNEMWTPGVSTMLQVLVSIQGLILNSKPFFNEPFIGIMSGTQIGEAWSLKYSEYTFIQSVRTMMYTVKKPPKNFEELVVGHFYSRAHDILASCKAYMEGVQVGCFVKGGVQDDDNGGRKSSDIFKARLLGYVKLLVQVFEKIGVKDCQKFIFPNSPKPTLLKKLFSSCFLDLIVVFASS, from the exons ATGGATCCTGATGCTGTTGAAATTCCTCCGCAGAAACAG ACCGTTTTTCATGATGTGATTGACCTTGAAGGTGAAACATctcataaaagaacaaataagGGGAAGGCAGTGGTTCCACCAGGGTCGACGACAATCACTAATGAAACTTTGAAGAAACTTCAAAGTTTTAAGCAATTTGACATTGTCGTTGACACTTCCGACCATCACTATGTTACAAATAATTCCTCCACAAAGCAA AATCCAACGAGTTGGGCTAAAAGAATCCAAGAAGAGTGGAAGATTTTGGCGAAGCATTTGCCGG AAACAATATTTGTGAGAGTTTTCGAATCAAGGATGGATCTCTTGAGGGCAGTGATTGTTGGAGCAGAAGGTACACCTTACCACGACGGTCTTTTCTTTTTCGATGTTCAATTTCCCAGTGGCTATCCCAATGTACCCCCG TTAGTCTACTATCACTCTAGAGGTGTTAGGCTCAACCCGAATTTGTATGAGTGTGGCAAAGTATGTCTCAGTCTACTTAACACCTGGGATGGCGAAACAAATGAGATGTGGACTCCAGGTGTTTCAACAATGCTACAGGTTCTAGTCTCCATACAAGGTCTAATCTTGAATTCAAAGCCTTTCTTTAATGAGCCTTTTATTGGAATTATGAGTGGCACACAAATTGGTGAAGCATGGTCCCTGAAGTATAGTGAATATACATTCATTCAATCAGTAAGGACAATGATGTATACGGTAAAAAAGCCTCCAAAG AATTTTGAAGAACTTGTTGTGGGGCATTTCTACAGTCGAGCACATGATATTCTGGCGTCATGTAAAGCGTACATGGAAGGTGTTCAGGTTGGTTGTTTTGTGAAAGGCGGGGTTCAAGATGATGATAATGGTGGACGAAAAAGCTCAGATATTTTTAAGGCTAGATTACTTGGATATGTCAAGCTTCTTGTCcaagtttttgaaaaaattggagTTAAGGATTGTCAGAAATTCATTTTTCCGAATTCTCCGAAACCAACTCTTTTGAAAAAACTGTTTTCAAGTTGTTTTTTAGACTTAATTGTAGTTTTTGCCtcttcttaa